A window of the Amycolatopsis solani genome harbors these coding sequences:
- a CDS encoding GTP-binding protein, whose protein sequence is MASGNSDPRRNLTATAVKVLIAGGFGVGKTTMVGSVSEVPPLRTEEVITTASEGVDDLSGVEQKTTTTVALDFGRITINPDLILYLFGTPGQDRFWFMWDELAEGALGAVVLADTRRLDSCFAAVDFFERRNLPFVVGVNCFDGAYRYGTEEVRQALDVGMDVPLLLCDARERESTKQVLTSLMEHVMARSDLAAAQGGY, encoded by the coding sequence ATGGCATCCGGAAACTCTGACCCCCGGCGGAACCTGACCGCGACCGCGGTCAAGGTACTCATCGCCGGCGGGTTCGGGGTCGGCAAGACCACGATGGTCGGCTCGGTGAGCGAAGTGCCGCCGCTGCGGACCGAAGAGGTCATCACGACCGCCTCCGAGGGGGTCGACGACCTGTCGGGCGTCGAGCAGAAGACCACGACGACGGTCGCGCTCGACTTCGGCCGCATCACGATCAACCCCGACCTGATCCTGTACCTGTTCGGCACGCCGGGGCAGGACCGGTTCTGGTTCATGTGGGACGAGCTGGCCGAGGGCGCGCTCGGCGCCGTCGTGCTGGCCGACACCCGGCGCCTCGACAGCTGCTTCGCGGCGGTGGACTTCTTCGAGCGCCGCAACCTGCCGTTCGTCGTCGGCGTGAACTGCTTCGACGGCGCGTACCGCTACGGCACCGAGGAGGTCCGGCAGGCGCTCGACGTCGGCATGGACGTCCCGCTGCTGCTGTGCGACGCGCGTGAGCGCGAATCGACGAAGCAGGTGCTGACCAGCCTGATGGAACACGTGATGGCGCGGTCCGATCTCGCAGCCGCCCAGGGTGGCTACTGA
- a CDS encoding YidC/Oxa1 family membrane protein insertase produces MFGFLDVPVSGAYHLIHALTGPLSTALAIVVFTLGVRLLLHPLARSAARGERARATLLPELRSLQEKHGGDRDRLAAEVTKLQQESGTSLFVGCLPMLLQLPFFTVMYRLFTTPSIGGEPNSLLGATLFGTPLGAHGLSGSPLVFVIAAGLAVVAWFSVRLQARQAEVPGGKLVRLLPYGTVLATLVLPQAAGIYLLTTTAWTAAERALLRRGS; encoded by the coding sequence ATGTTCGGCTTTCTCGACGTGCCCGTTTCGGGCGCGTACCACCTGATCCACGCGCTCACCGGCCCGCTCTCGACGGCGCTGGCCATCGTCGTTTTCACCCTCGGCGTGCGGCTCCTGCTGCACCCGCTCGCCCGATCGGCCGCCCGCGGCGAACGCGCCCGGGCCACGCTGCTGCCGGAGCTCCGATCCCTGCAGGAGAAGCACGGCGGCGACCGCGACCGGCTGGCCGCGGAGGTGACGAAGCTGCAGCAGGAGTCCGGGACGTCGCTGTTCGTCGGCTGCCTGCCGATGCTGCTGCAGCTGCCGTTCTTCACGGTCATGTACCGGCTGTTCACGACCCCGTCGATCGGCGGCGAGCCCAACTCGCTGCTGGGCGCGACGCTGTTCGGGACGCCGCTGGGCGCGCACGGCCTGTCCGGCAGCCCGCTGGTGTTCGTGATCGCGGCGGGGCTGGCGGTCGTGGCGTGGTTCTCGGTCCGCCTGCAAGCCCGCCAGGCGGAGGTGCCGGGCGGCAAGCTCGTCCGCCTGCTGCCGTACGGCACGGTGCTGGCGACGCTGGTCCTCCCGCAGGCCGCGGGGATCTACCTGCTCACGACGACGGCGTGGACGGCGGCCGAGCGGGCGCTGCTACGACGCGGCTCGTGA
- a CDS encoding DUF6412 domain-containing protein: MHTLLQLAFPVVSSPTALVAFASLAAASLLVVLLVGSTHRSELALWSAPVRSRVTALRRRARRAESIRLRDPGRPGRSRPRAPGSRSPAA; the protein is encoded by the coding sequence GTGCACACTTTGCTCCAGCTCGCGTTCCCCGTGGTGAGCAGCCCGACCGCGCTGGTCGCCTTCGCCTCCCTCGCCGCCGCGAGCCTCCTGGTCGTGCTGCTGGTCGGCAGCACGCACCGCAGCGAGCTCGCGCTGTGGTCGGCGCCGGTGCGCAGCCGCGTCACCGCGTTGCGCCGTCGCGCCCGCCGCGCCGAGTCGATCCGGCTCCGCGACCCCGGACGACCCGGCCGCAGCAGGCCACGAGCACCCGGTTCCCGCAGCCCGGCTGCGTGA
- a CDS encoding O-acetyl-ADP-ribose deacetylase, whose amino-acid sequence MRIRILDADITTLEVDVVVNAANSSLLGGGGVDGAIHRKGGPAILAECRKLRAGHYGKGLKTGQAVATTAGNLPAKWVVHTVGPVWSATEDRSGLLADCYRNSLKAADDLGAKTVAFPAISTGVYRWPLEPAAEIALAAVSRADHGGIEEVVFALRGEHALQAFEARHTPLA is encoded by the coding sequence ATGCGCATCCGGATCCTCGACGCCGACATCACCACCCTCGAGGTGGACGTCGTCGTCAACGCCGCCAACTCCTCGCTGCTCGGCGGGGGCGGGGTCGACGGGGCCATCCACCGCAAGGGCGGCCCCGCGATCCTCGCCGAATGCCGGAAGCTCCGCGCCGGGCACTACGGCAAGGGCCTCAAGACCGGGCAAGCCGTCGCCACCACCGCGGGGAACCTGCCCGCGAAGTGGGTCGTGCACACCGTCGGCCCGGTCTGGTCGGCCACCGAAGACCGGTCCGGGCTGCTCGCCGACTGCTACCGCAACTCGCTGAAAGCGGCCGACGACCTCGGCGCCAAGACCGTCGCCTTCCCCGCCATCTCCACCGGCGTCTACCGGTGGCCGCTCGAGCCGGCCGCCGAGATCGCGCTCGCCGCCGTCAGCCGAGCCGATCACGGCGGCATCGAAGAGGTCGTCTTCGCCCTCCGCGGCGAACACGCGCTCCAAGCCTTCGAGGCTCGTCACACCCCACTTGCCTGA
- a CDS encoding DUF998 domain-containing protein, producing the protein MTTTALPTRTRTLLTCGILAGPVFVGAGVLQGLTRAGFDFTRHPASVLANGSLGFVQIANFVVTGLLTLAAAAGLRRVLPGRWGPRLLAVYGVSLICAGIFSADPQDGFPLGTPAGPPASVSWHGMLHFACGGLGFAALVAACFAIASHLPPARAWYSRITGLLFLVGFGGVASGSASPAVTLGFWAAVVIAWTWLATTSAHLMPRGESR; encoded by the coding sequence ATGACCACCACCGCGCTTCCCACCCGCACCCGCACCCTGCTGACCTGCGGCATCCTCGCCGGACCCGTGTTCGTCGGCGCCGGCGTGCTCCAGGGCCTCACCCGCGCCGGCTTCGACTTCACGCGCCACCCGGCGAGCGTGCTGGCGAACGGCTCGCTCGGCTTCGTCCAGATCGCGAACTTCGTCGTCACCGGCCTGCTGACGCTCGCGGCCGCGGCCGGCCTCCGGCGCGTCCTGCCCGGCAGATGGGGGCCGAGGCTGCTGGCGGTGTACGGCGTCAGCCTCATCTGCGCCGGGATCTTCAGCGCCGACCCGCAGGACGGGTTTCCGCTGGGCACCCCGGCCGGCCCGCCGGCGTCGGTGAGCTGGCACGGCATGCTGCACTTCGCCTGCGGCGGCCTCGGGTTCGCCGCACTGGTCGCGGCCTGCTTCGCGATCGCCTCGCACCTGCCGCCCGCCCGGGCGTGGTACTCGCGCATCACCGGCCTGCTGTTCCTCGTAGGCTTCGGCGGCGTAGCGTCCGGCTCGGCGAGCCCGGCCGTCACCCTCGGTTTCTGGGCGGCCGTGGTGATCGCCTGGACCTGGCTCGCCACGACGTCCGCCCACCTGATGCCGCGAGGAGAGTCCCGATGA
- a CDS encoding NUDIX domain-containing protein, whose product MAGKRSAGLLLHRGQGEALEVLLGHMGGPFWAKKDAAAWSLPKGELDPDESPEAAARREFTEELGLPAPTGEYVPLGEVKQSGGKVVTAWAVAADLDPAAVVPGTFTMEWPPRSGRQQEFPEVDRVAWFSLEVAREKLVKGQLPFLDRLLSVFE is encoded by the coding sequence ATGGCGGGTAAACGCAGTGCCGGGCTCCTGCTCCACCGCGGGCAGGGCGAGGCCCTCGAAGTGCTGCTCGGGCACATGGGCGGGCCGTTCTGGGCGAAGAAGGACGCGGCGGCGTGGTCGCTGCCCAAGGGCGAGCTGGACCCGGACGAGTCCCCGGAGGCCGCGGCGCGCCGGGAGTTCACGGAGGAGCTGGGCCTGCCGGCGCCCACCGGCGAGTACGTCCCGCTGGGCGAGGTCAAGCAGTCGGGCGGCAAGGTCGTGACGGCGTGGGCGGTGGCCGCCGACCTCGACCCGGCGGCCGTCGTGCCGGGGACGTTCACCATGGAGTGGCCGCCGCGGTCGGGCCGTCAGCAGGAGTTCCCCGAGGTGGACCGCGTCGCGTGGTTTTCGCTGGAGGTGGCCAGGGAGAAGCTGGTGAAGGGCCAGCTGCCGTTCCTGGACCGCCTGCTGTCAGTCTTCGAGTAA
- a CDS encoding alpha/beta fold hydrolase — protein MTTTISADGTKIAYTRTGTGPALVLVDGAMCYRGSSPNDALAKELSAHFTVYTYDRRGRGESTDTAPYAIDREVEDIAALLKEAGGEAFLFGISSGAALALEAARGLAAPKLALYEPPYVVDGTRPRVPADYPSRLDAALAEGKRGKAVKMFMTEGVGLGNATVALMRIMPFWSKLKKVAYTLPYDTALVGDRQSGEPLTPSWPEVTVPTLVIDGGRSPEWMRNGVSSLAKVLPSAEYATLPGQTHIVKAAALAPVLTKFFLG, from the coding sequence ATGACCACGACGATTTCCGCCGACGGCACGAAGATCGCGTACACCCGCACGGGCACCGGCCCCGCCCTGGTCCTGGTCGACGGCGCGATGTGCTACCGCGGCTCGTCCCCGAACGACGCGCTGGCGAAGGAGCTGTCCGCGCACTTCACGGTGTACACGTACGACCGCCGCGGCCGCGGCGAAAGCACCGACACGGCCCCGTACGCGATCGACCGCGAGGTCGAGGACATCGCGGCACTGCTGAAGGAAGCAGGCGGCGAGGCGTTCCTGTTCGGCATTTCCTCGGGCGCGGCACTGGCCCTCGAAGCGGCCCGCGGCCTCGCGGCCCCGAAGCTGGCGCTGTACGAACCCCCGTACGTGGTGGACGGCACCCGCCCCCGCGTCCCAGCCGACTACCCGTCCCGCCTCGACGCGGCGCTCGCCGAAGGCAAGCGGGGCAAAGCCGTCAAGATGTTCATGACCGAGGGCGTCGGCCTGGGCAACGCGACGGTGGCGTTGATGCGGATCATGCCGTTCTGGTCGAAGCTCAAGAAGGTGGCCTACACACTCCCGTACGACACGGCTTTGGTGGGCGACCGCCAGTCGGGCGAGCCCCTGACGCCGTCCTGGCCGGAGGTGACAGTCCCCACGCTGGTCATCGACGGCGGCCGCAGCCCGGAGTGGATGCGCAACGGCGTGTCGTCGCTGGCGAAGGTCCTGCCTTCGGCGGAGTACGCGACGTTGCCGGGCCAGACGCACATCGTGAAGGCGGCGGCACTGGCCCCGGTGCTGACGAAGTTCTTCCTGGGCTAG
- a CDS encoding roadblock/LC7 domain-containing protein → MVNSGAHELDWLLDDLVKRVAGADRAVVLSSDGLLIGRSGNLSEEDAEHLSAVASAFQSLARGTGRHFGGGNVRQTMVEMDHAFLFVTAAGRGACLALLAREDADMGLVAYEMNLMVKRVGQVLTSAPRAGVQPTSP, encoded by the coding sequence ATGGTCAACTCAGGCGCCCACGAGCTCGACTGGCTGCTGGACGACCTCGTCAAACGGGTCGCCGGGGCGGACCGGGCGGTGGTCTTGTCCTCGGACGGCCTGCTGATCGGCCGATCGGGAAACCTCTCCGAGGAGGACGCCGAACACCTGTCCGCCGTGGCTTCGGCGTTCCAGAGCCTCGCGCGCGGGACCGGACGGCACTTCGGCGGCGGCAACGTCCGGCAGACGATGGTCGAGATGGACCACGCGTTCCTGTTCGTGACGGCGGCCGGGCGGGGTGCCTGCCTGGCCCTGCTCGCCCGTGAGGACGCGGACATGGGCCTCGTCGCGTACGAGATGAACTTGATGGTGAAACGGGTCGGTCAGGTGCTCACCTCCGCCCCGCGGGCCGGCGTCCAGCCCACGTCGCCATGA
- a CDS encoding DUF742 domain-containing protein, whose translation MSGRHEAWFDDEAGPLVRSYAVTGGRTRSDTLGLDLITLVVALRTAHEAGMLEPEYARIIALCQRPVSVAEVAARVDLPLPVVKVMLSDLIEQNLVLFRTAAPVQETPNRHVLQAVLDGIRKL comes from the coding sequence ATGAGCGGACGGCACGAAGCCTGGTTCGACGACGAGGCCGGCCCCCTGGTCCGGTCCTACGCGGTCACGGGCGGCCGCACGCGGTCGGACACGCTCGGGCTCGACCTCATCACGCTCGTCGTCGCCCTGCGCACCGCGCACGAAGCGGGCATGCTCGAACCGGAGTACGCGCGCATCATCGCCTTGTGCCAGCGGCCGGTCTCGGTGGCCGAGGTGGCCGCCCGGGTCGATCTCCCGCTGCCCGTGGTGAAGGTGATGCTGAGCGACCTCATCGAGCAGAACCTGGTGCTGTTCCGTACCGCGGCACCGGTCCAGGAAACCCCCAACCGACACGTATTGCAGGCGGTCCTTGATGGCATCCGGAAACTCTGA
- a CDS encoding sensor histidine kinase produces the protein MLTIALIPSVALLLVGVALAGYLIYDAVTARDYTTRIRNSEAPAIPFFAALQQERQATLSLLAGQGNQRAVLAAVRPKVDQTAAKEIENLRDNFADYNDTPPSVQKNIATFFGVFQQLPQTRQAVDSGQIQISQAFAFYNKMLDQFTDGVAGLAQKARGAQNAFDRLTAIPLFTAADAMQRSDALAAAGLAAGGLTNDDFRAYVGQVGAYHAQLDASAPKMIPEVKAKYDQLLASQPWQVVTQVETAFLRGDLTKLPVAQDQWRTAARQVGDALMGIFVAQSSNASQAAIDDADSTFTESLIAGVIAVLFAVFVVFVAVRLSNRLIGRLHRLREDTLDAAEVRLPELVARVQAGEPVDLEEGGHFLDHGTDEIGQVADAFNKAQQTAIAAAIDEAKTREGTKTVFLNIAHRSQVIVHRQLKVLDQAERKQEDPEQLDTLFQLDHLSTRARRNAENLIILGGGQPGRQWRNPVGLAELVRGASAETEDFARVKTAVLPQIAIRGPVVGDLVHLLAELIDNATSFSPPQSRVEIRGNVVGKGVVIEVEDQGLGLEPDQTEEINGMLADPPDFGIMALSDEPRLGLFVVARLAARHGIQVHLRESAYGGTRAIVLVRTDLLAPLTELEPEQPITPPKPELVPNPVEPEPGNDEVAPLKRPQRRPARHRTEPPAAPVTPPAQPAVVPPPAPVQPPSAPTPVPVGSVSEPVSQPTQAQPVAPVRPPSPPNRTARPARPAAQQPAWPPQEPRPAVPEGRPQQPRRPEAPGRPPLPQRRRQQSLVPQLREDKPVQEREEVRLDSPEAARSRLSAFQQGTRRARDAEFPENDDTYGERE, from the coding sequence GTGCTCACGATCGCGCTCATCCCCAGTGTGGCGTTGTTGCTGGTGGGCGTGGCCCTCGCGGGCTACCTCATCTACGACGCGGTCACCGCACGCGACTACACCACGCGCATCCGGAATTCGGAAGCCCCGGCGATCCCGTTCTTCGCCGCGCTCCAGCAGGAGCGCCAGGCGACGCTGAGCCTCCTCGCCGGCCAGGGCAACCAGCGGGCCGTGCTCGCGGCCGTCCGGCCGAAGGTCGACCAGACCGCCGCCAAGGAGATCGAGAACCTCCGGGACAACTTCGCGGACTACAACGACACCCCGCCGAGCGTCCAGAAGAACATCGCCACGTTCTTCGGCGTCTTCCAGCAGCTGCCGCAGACGCGCCAGGCGGTCGACAGCGGCCAGATCCAGATCAGCCAGGCCTTCGCCTTCTACAACAAGATGCTCGACCAGTTCACCGACGGTGTGGCCGGGCTGGCGCAGAAGGCCCGTGGCGCGCAGAACGCGTTCGACCGGCTGACCGCGATCCCGCTGTTCACCGCGGCGGACGCGATGCAGCGCAGTGACGCGCTCGCCGCCGCCGGGCTCGCCGCGGGCGGGCTCACGAACGACGACTTCCGCGCCTACGTCGGCCAGGTCGGTGCCTACCACGCCCAGCTCGACGCGTCGGCGCCGAAGATGATCCCCGAGGTCAAGGCCAAGTACGACCAGCTGCTGGCCAGCCAGCCGTGGCAGGTCGTGACCCAGGTGGAAACCGCTTTCCTGCGCGGTGACCTAACGAAGCTGCCGGTGGCGCAGGACCAGTGGCGCACCGCCGCCCGCCAGGTCGGCGACGCGCTGATGGGCATCTTCGTCGCGCAGAGCTCGAACGCGAGCCAGGCCGCGATCGACGACGCCGACTCGACGTTCACCGAGTCGCTGATCGCCGGTGTGATCGCCGTCCTGTTCGCGGTCTTCGTGGTCTTCGTCGCCGTCCGGCTGTCCAACCGGCTCATCGGCCGGCTGCACCGGCTGCGCGAGGACACCCTCGACGCGGCCGAGGTCCGGCTGCCCGAACTGGTCGCGCGCGTCCAGGCCGGCGAGCCGGTCGACCTCGAAGAGGGCGGGCACTTCCTCGACCACGGCACCGACGAGATCGGCCAGGTCGCCGACGCGTTCAACAAGGCGCAGCAGACCGCCATCGCGGCCGCCATCGACGAGGCGAAGACCAGGGAGGGCACCAAGACGGTGTTCCTCAACATCGCCCACCGCAGCCAGGTCATCGTGCACCGCCAGCTCAAGGTGCTCGACCAGGCCGAGCGCAAGCAGGAGGACCCGGAGCAGCTGGACACCCTGTTCCAGCTCGACCACCTCTCCACCCGCGCCCGCCGCAACGCCGAGAACCTGATCATCCTCGGCGGCGGGCAGCCGGGACGGCAGTGGCGCAACCCGGTCGGGCTGGCCGAGCTGGTCCGCGGCGCGTCCGCCGAGACCGAGGACTTCGCCAGGGTCAAGACGGCGGTGCTGCCGCAGATCGCCATCCGCGGCCCGGTCGTCGGCGACCTCGTGCACCTGCTCGCCGAGCTGATCGACAACGCGACGTCGTTCTCGCCGCCGCAGTCGCGGGTCGAGATCCGCGGCAACGTGGTCGGCAAGGGCGTCGTGATCGAGGTCGAAGACCAGGGCCTCGGGCTCGAGCCGGACCAGACCGAAGAGATCAACGGGATGCTGGCCGACCCGCCGGACTTCGGGATCATGGCGCTGTCGGACGAGCCGCGCCTCGGCCTGTTCGTGGTCGCGCGGCTGGCCGCGCGGCACGGCATCCAGGTGCACCTGCGGGAGTCCGCCTACGGCGGCACCCGGGCCATCGTCCTGGTGCGCACCGACCTGCTGGCCCCGCTCACCGAGCTCGAGCCGGAGCAGCCGATCACGCCGCCGAAGCCGGAGCTCGTCCCGAACCCGGTCGAGCCGGAGCCGGGCAACGACGAGGTCGCGCCGCTCAAGCGGCCGCAGCGCCGTCCGGCCCGGCACCGCACCGAGCCGCCCGCGGCCCCGGTGACGCCCCCGGCCCAGCCCGCCGTCGTGCCGCCGCCGGCTCCGGTCCAGCCGCCGTCCGCGCCGACGCCGGTCCCGGTCGGGTCCGTCTCGGAGCCGGTGAGCCAGCCGACCCAGGCGCAGCCGGTGGCCCCGGTCCGCCCGCCGTCCCCGCCGAACCGGACCGCGCGCCCGGCCCGCCCGGCCGCGCAGCAGCCGGCGTGGCCGCCGCAGGAACCGCGGCCCGCGGTGCCCGAAGGACGGCCGCAGCAGCCGCGCCGCCCGGAGGCGCCCGGCCGGCCGCCGCTGCCCCAACGGCGACGCCAGCAGAGCCTCGTGCCCCAGTTGCGGGAAGATAAGCCCGTGCAGGAACGCGAAGAGGTGCGGTTGGACTCCCCGGAGGCCGCCCGCAGCAGGCTGTCCGCGTTCCAGCAGGGCACCCGCCGGGCCCGCGACGCAGAGTTTCCCGAGAACGACGACACGTACGGAGAGCGCGAGTAA
- a CDS encoding DoxX family protein has protein sequence MTTTIAREAQTTATAKNQVTGVVIGASRIVISFLFGFHGLQGFGFFGGIDGQGGGVPFGSFPGWWGSVFELAGALLLLVGLASRPAAILLSGVMAYAYFTVHAPMGLLPLQNMGEPAAVYAWIFLLFAAIGPGRFALDTLIKRRR, from the coding sequence ATGACCACCACCATCGCCCGCGAAGCCCAGACCACCGCCACCGCGAAGAACCAGGTCACCGGAGTCGTCATCGGCGCGAGCCGGATCGTGATCTCGTTCCTGTTCGGCTTCCACGGCCTGCAGGGATTCGGCTTCTTCGGCGGAATCGACGGCCAGGGCGGCGGCGTCCCGTTCGGCTCGTTCCCCGGCTGGTGGGGCAGCGTCTTCGAACTCGCCGGCGCCCTGCTGCTCCTCGTCGGGCTCGCCAGCAGGCCCGCCGCGATCCTGCTCTCCGGCGTGATGGCCTACGCCTACTTCACCGTGCACGCCCCGATGGGCCTGCTGCCCCTGCAGAACATGGGCGAGCCCGCCGCGGTCTACGCGTGGATCTTCCTGCTGTTCGCCGCGATCGGCCCGGGCCGCTTCGCGCTCGACACGCTCATCAAGCGCCGCCGCTGA
- a CDS encoding metallophosphoesterase, which produces MRGQLVVVPILAMLLLYGVPWWTLVLAPEWGLAGTIAGTAVLAAGLVTMPIAMFRGHSKRQSDASARLGDSLLAVIWVLFTWSILSLVLRVALLGVEDPLRSRIVAGAAVLVSAVLLVHGNRVAMRVPPVKRTDVVIPRLGPGLDGLRVAVLTDTHFGPIDRTKWSERVVAAVNALEADVVCHAGDLADGAVAKRRKQVDPLGGVQAGLGRFYITGNHEYFGEAQAWLDHMEGLGWDTLHNRSTLLERGGDRILFAGIDDPTGTSSGLPGHGPDLAAALADRPDGVPVVLLAHQPKQVREAREADVDLQISGHTHGGQIWPFHLLVRLDQPTLSGLTRHGPTQLYNSRGTGFWGPPFRVFAPSEITLLTLRSA; this is translated from the coding sequence ATGAGAGGGCAACTCGTCGTCGTGCCGATCCTGGCCATGCTCCTGCTGTACGGCGTCCCGTGGTGGACGCTCGTCCTGGCGCCGGAGTGGGGCCTGGCGGGCACCATCGCCGGCACCGCCGTGCTGGCGGCAGGCCTGGTCACGATGCCGATCGCGATGTTCCGCGGCCACTCCAAGCGCCAGAGCGACGCGTCCGCGCGCCTCGGCGACTCGCTGCTCGCCGTGATCTGGGTGCTGTTCACCTGGTCGATCCTGAGCCTTGTCCTGCGCGTCGCGCTGCTCGGCGTCGAGGATCCCTTGCGGTCGCGAATCGTCGCGGGCGCGGCCGTGCTGGTGTCCGCCGTCCTGCTCGTGCACGGCAACCGCGTCGCCATGCGCGTGCCGCCGGTGAAGCGGACGGACGTCGTCATCCCGCGCCTCGGGCCGGGCCTCGACGGCCTGCGCGTCGCCGTGCTGACCGACACCCACTTCGGGCCGATCGACCGGACGAAGTGGTCGGAGCGGGTCGTCGCGGCGGTGAACGCGCTGGAGGCGGACGTCGTCTGCCACGCCGGCGACCTCGCCGACGGCGCGGTGGCGAAGCGACGCAAGCAGGTCGACCCGCTCGGCGGCGTCCAGGCCGGGCTCGGCCGCTTCTACATCACCGGCAACCACGAGTACTTCGGCGAAGCCCAGGCGTGGCTCGACCACATGGAAGGGCTCGGCTGGGACACGCTGCACAACCGCTCGACCCTGCTCGAACGCGGCGGCGACCGGATCCTGTTCGCCGGCATCGACGACCCGACCGGCACTTCGTCGGGCCTCCCCGGCCACGGCCCCGACCTGGCCGCGGCGCTGGCCGACCGGCCCGACGGCGTCCCGGTGGTATTGCTCGCGCACCAGCCGAAGCAGGTGCGCGAGGCCCGTGAGGCCGACGTCGACCTGCAGATCTCTGGCCACACGCACGGCGGGCAGATCTGGCCGTTCCACCTGCTGGTGCGCCTCGACCAGCCGACGCTGTCCGGCCTGACCCGCCACGGTCCGACCCAGCTGTACAACAGCCGCGGCACCGGCTTCTGGGGCCCGCCGTTCCGCGTCTTCGCGCCCAGCGAGATCACGCTCCTCACCCTGCGCTCAGCCTGA
- a CDS encoding HAD family hydrolase, whose amino-acid sequence MPTRALVFDFDGTLADTESAVLRAWQEVFREHGTELPLEAWYAVIGTQHTTPAMFALLAEHVPGIDPDALRPKTKARVYELLETLGPREGVETYLETAREHGLKLAVASSSSGGWVNPHLERLGIARYFDAVLTGDLHQAKPDPDLYLAALNALETDAHETIAFEDTPHGVTAAKAAGLTCVAVPNAITESLDFRQADVVLPSFTAKPLEALLED is encoded by the coding sequence GTGCCCACCCGCGCCCTGGTCTTCGACTTCGACGGCACGCTCGCCGACACCGAGTCCGCCGTTCTCCGTGCCTGGCAGGAGGTCTTCCGCGAGCACGGGACCGAGCTGCCCCTCGAAGCCTGGTACGCCGTCATCGGCACCCAGCACACCACGCCCGCGATGTTCGCCCTGCTCGCCGAACACGTCCCCGGCATCGATCCCGATGCACTGCGCCCGAAAACCAAAGCCCGGGTCTACGAACTCCTCGAGACCCTCGGTCCCCGCGAAGGCGTCGAGACCTACCTCGAAACCGCGCGTGAACACGGCCTCAAGCTCGCCGTCGCGTCGAGCTCGTCCGGGGGCTGGGTGAACCCGCACCTCGAGCGGCTCGGCATCGCGCGGTACTTCGACGCCGTCCTCACCGGTGACCTGCACCAGGCCAAGCCCGACCCGGACCTCTACCTCGCGGCGCTCAACGCCCTCGAAACCGACGCGCACGAGACCATCGCCTTCGAGGACACCCCGCACGGCGTCACCGCCGCCAAGGCCGCCGGGCTGACCTGCGTCGCCGTGCCGAACGCCATCACCGAGAGCCTCGACTTCCGGCAGGCCGACGTCGTGCTGCCGTCCTTCACCGCGAAGCCGCTCGAGGCGTTACTCGAAGACTGA
- a CDS encoding DUF1992 domain-containing protein produces MNPRKPPKVSFRWWVDRQIAEARDRGDFDDLPGTGRPLPKPTGNDAATDWVLREVRKGGHDTKALLPPALALKREVQDLPETLATECTEARVREVVTDLNDRIRQAYLNHHTGPPLTVALVDVEEAVQDWRRSRAAS; encoded by the coding sequence ATGAACCCACGCAAACCACCCAAGGTCTCGTTCCGCTGGTGGGTCGACCGGCAGATCGCCGAGGCCCGCGACCGCGGCGACTTCGACGACCTGCCCGGCACCGGCCGGCCCTTGCCGAAACCGACCGGCAACGACGCGGCGACCGACTGGGTGCTCCGCGAAGTGCGCAAGGGCGGCCACGACACGAAGGCCCTGCTGCCCCCGGCGCTCGCGCTCAAACGCGAGGTCCAGGACCTGCCGGAGACGCTCGCCACCGAGTGCACCGAAGCGCGGGTGCGCGAGGTCGTGACCGACCTCAACGACCGGATCCGGCAGGCCTACCTCAACCACCACACCGGCCCGCCGCTGACGGTGGCGCTGGTGGACGTCGAGGAAGCGGTCCAGGACTGGCGCCGCTCACGAGCCGCGTCGTAG